In one Mucilaginibacter ginsenosidivorax genomic region, the following are encoded:
- a CDS encoding APC family permease, with protein MAKDSGQPKMKHELGLLDGTMLVAGSMIGSGIFIVAADIVRNVGSAGWLIAIWLITGFMTLTAALSYGELSGMYPKAGGQYVYLKEAYNKLVAFLYGWSFFAVIQTGTIAAVGVAFSKFTAYLIPAVSEDNILFQQGFIKISAAQLVSIGVILILTFINTRGVKSGKLIQTTFTLTKLLSLFGLIIFGFVALKPEVWHANWSNAWDLHNLNKDGTFTKLGLGAALGAVASAMVGSIFSSDSWNNVTFIAGEMRNPKRDVALSLFLGTMIVTVIYVAANVVYTGVLPLHEIATAEKDRVAVTASHVIFGDIGTKLIAVMIMISTFGCNNGLIMAGARVYYTMAKDGLFFKKTSELNKFAVPEFGLWIQALLASVLCLSGRYGDLLDMISLVVVIFYVLTIIGIYILRIKKPGLDRPYKAFGYPVLPAIYILMGIAFCILLLIYKSTYSVFGLGIVLIGIPIYFITKGNVKEQDETVIDS; from the coding sequence ATGGCAAAAGATTCCGGACAACCAAAAATGAAACATGAGCTTGGGCTGCTTGATGGCACCATGCTGGTAGCAGGCTCCATGATAGGCTCAGGTATATTTATAGTTGCTGCCGACATTGTACGTAATGTAGGCTCAGCAGGTTGGCTCATAGCCATTTGGCTAATAACCGGTTTCATGACATTGACAGCAGCATTAAGCTACGGCGAGCTGAGCGGCATGTACCCCAAAGCAGGCGGACAGTACGTTTACCTGAAAGAAGCCTACAATAAACTTGTTGCTTTTTTATACGGCTGGAGTTTTTTCGCGGTGATACAAACCGGTACCATAGCTGCGGTTGGTGTGGCTTTTTCAAAATTTACGGCGTATTTGATCCCGGCGGTAAGTGAGGATAATATTCTGTTTCAGCAAGGCTTTATAAAAATAAGCGCGGCACAGCTTGTCTCTATCGGTGTTATTTTAATATTAACATTTATAAATACCCGCGGCGTTAAAAGCGGCAAGCTGATACAAACCACTTTTACCTTAACCAAACTGTTAAGTTTATTCGGGCTGATTATTTTTGGTTTCGTAGCCTTAAAACCTGAGGTATGGCACGCCAACTGGAGCAACGCCTGGGATTTACACAACCTGAATAAAGATGGCACTTTTACAAAATTGGGGCTTGGTGCTGCATTAGGAGCTGTTGCATCGGCTATGGTAGGTTCAATATTCAGCAGCGATTCGTGGAACAACGTCACTTTTATAGCAGGCGAAATGCGCAATCCCAAGCGTGATGTAGCATTGAGCTTGTTTTTAGGCACCATGATAGTAACTGTTATTTATGTGGCAGCAAACGTGGTTTACACGGGTGTATTACCGCTGCATGAAATTGCTACAGCCGAAAAGGACAGGGTTGCTGTAACCGCATCGCATGTTATTTTTGGAGATATTGGTACTAAACTGATTGCTGTGATGATCATGATATCAACTTTTGGCTGTAACAACGGTTTAATTATGGCAGGTGCAAGAGTATATTATACCATGGCAAAGGACGGGCTGTTTTTTAAGAAGACAAGCGAGTTAAATAAATTTGCGGTGCCTGAATTTGGTTTGTGGATACAGGCTTTGCTTGCATCGGTACTTTGTTTAAGCGGGCGCTATGGCGACTTGCTGGATATGATATCATTAGTGGTGGTAATATTTTATGTGCTTACCATTATTGGTATTTACATTTTACGCATAAAAAAACCAGGATTAGACCGGCCCTATAAAGCTTTTGGCTATCCGGTGTTGCCTGCCATCTATATTTTGATGGGGATTGCGTTTTGTATTCTGTTGCTCATTTACAAAAGTACCTATTCGGTATTTGGCCTGGGTATTGTGTTAATTGGTATCCCGATATATTTTATCACCAAGGGGAACGTTAAAGAGCAGGATGAAACGGTTATTGATAGTTAG
- the dacB gene encoding D-alanyl-D-alanine carboxypeptidase/D-alanyl-D-alanine endopeptidase → MKRLLIVSLFILSGQVYAQDLQSKLSAAFNRLQADSQCRFASLSLTVLDAKTGEQVFAASPNMGLATASTLKTITSITAFNVLGADFRYQTQLGYNGEITADGTLNGDIIIKGSGDPTLGSWRYEQTKEAHVLALMVDALKTAGIKKINGRMIGDDSIFGTQSIPEGWIWQDIGNYYGAGTSGLCWRENQFDIKLRTSAVGNPIGVSYTVPNVSYLTFKSELVNGPAGSGDNAYAFLPVGSKVMYLRGSYAIDKDKKNISAATPDAAYDAALRLSDTLKKLGIAVGFDPESVATLTAKGLKAPLITKNLAAIPSPPLSRIIYWLNQKSINLYAEQLLKTIAWKQGRKPSTANGVEEVQKFWQARGIDANSINTYDGSGLSPGDRVSTNTMARILQSAKKESWFPDFYESLPVYNDMKMKSGTINSVLCYAGYQTHNGRELCFSIMVNNFSGSSRGIKEKMFRVLDVLK, encoded by the coding sequence ATGAAACGGTTATTGATAGTTAGTTTATTTATTTTAAGCGGGCAGGTTTATGCCCAGGATCTGCAATCGAAATTATCAGCTGCATTTAACAGGTTACAGGCCGATAGCCAGTGCCGTTTTGCATCGCTTTCGCTCACTGTTTTAGACGCGAAAACCGGCGAACAGGTATTTGCCGCCAGCCCTAATATGGGGCTGGCTACGGCATCAACCCTAAAAACTATTACCAGTATTACAGCGTTTAATGTTTTGGGTGCCGATTTCAGGTACCAAACCCAATTGGGCTATAACGGCGAAATTACTGCCGACGGCACACTCAATGGTGATATCATCATTAAAGGATCAGGCGACCCCACCCTGGGCAGCTGGCGGTACGAGCAAACTAAAGAAGCTCATGTACTTGCCTTAATGGTTGATGCGCTTAAAACTGCCGGCATCAAAAAAATAAATGGCCGTATGATTGGCGATGATAGCATCTTCGGCACACAATCTATCCCCGAAGGCTGGATCTGGCAGGATATTGGCAATTACTATGGCGCCGGAACCTCGGGCCTTTGCTGGCGCGAAAACCAATTTGATATTAAGTTGCGTACCAGCGCTGTGGGCAATCCTATTGGCGTTTCGTACACTGTGCCCAATGTATCGTACCTTACTTTTAAAAGCGAATTGGTTAATGGCCCGGCAGGCAGCGGCGACAATGCCTATGCCTTTTTGCCCGTTGGCAGTAAAGTGATGTACCTGCGCGGCAGCTACGCTATTGATAAAGATAAAAAAAACATCTCGGCAGCTACGCCCGATGCCGCTTATGATGCTGCGTTGCGCTTGTCGGATACGTTGAAGAAATTAGGCATTGCGGTCGGGTTCGATCCCGAGTCTGTTGCCACATTAACGGCAAAAGGATTAAAAGCACCTTTGATCACCAAAAACCTGGCTGCTATTCCATCGCCGCCGCTCAGCCGGATCATTTACTGGCTCAATCAAAAAAGTATTAACCTGTATGCCGAGCAGCTGCTTAAAACCATAGCCTGGAAACAGGGCCGTAAACCCAGCACCGCAAACGGGGTAGAAGAAGTACAGAAATTTTGGCAGGCCCGCGGTATCGACGCGAATAGTATAAACACCTACGATGGCAGTGGCCTCTCGCCCGGCGATAGGGTAAGTACCAATACCATGGCCCGCATTTTGCAATCGGCCAAAAAAGAAAGCTGGTTTCCTGATTTTTATGAAAGCCTGCCCGTTTACAACGATATGAAAATGAAAAGCGGCACCATCAACAGCGTGCTTTGCTATGCCGGTTACCAAACCCACAACGGCCGCGAACTCTGCTTTTCTATCATGGTCAATAACTTCAGCGGGTCAAGCAGGGGAATTAAGGAAAAGATGTTCAGGGTGTTGGATGTGTTGAAGTAG
- a CDS encoding DUF6934 family protein has protein sequence MNLKHYSYLNSNDYHDYEFYSEGPKGRIRKLISFTKIPNQEPPVYNLAFGDSHPDTGELDDSVVSNNEDRDTVLATVANAIIDFSQHNGNHYIYAEGSTASRTRLYQISITNLWLHISMDFEVYGLKNNEWCEFIPNSINYETFLVRKK, from the coding sequence ATGAACCTAAAACACTATTCATATTTAAACAGCAATGATTATCACGATTATGAATTTTACAGTGAAGGGCCAAAAGGCCGAATTAGAAAACTGATCTCGTTTACGAAAATCCCAAACCAGGAGCCACCTGTTTACAATTTAGCTTTTGGTGATTCTCACCCAGATACCGGAGAGTTAGATGATAGCGTAGTTAGCAATAATGAAGATAGAGATACCGTATTAGCAACAGTTGCCAATGCTATTATTGATTTCAGCCAGCACAACGGCAATCATTATATTTATGCAGAAGGAAGTACCGCATCGCGGACAAGGTTATATCAAATAAGCATAACGAATTTGTGGTTGCACATTAGTATGGATTTTGAAGTGTATGGGCTAAAAAATAATGAATGGTGTGAATTCATACCAAACAGCATCAATTACGAAACTTTTTTGGTACGCAAAAAGTAA
- a CDS encoding tetratricopeptide repeat protein, which yields MKYAFTFTLLFTCLTSIAQTKNLLYGNWIKTRLTYQNGKELNDDDTRKFEYLKFSFSQDGKFALAYNYDYKGGSFPFVLNGDTLQYGANLVHIDKLTKDSLIFTQWINNKFDNPNCLKYYFAAEAEYQKAIPLTANDVVSVSQTDTLYRASEKIYAGFKEDDGFRQLVSDAVKGLQQQTPINDHFLATFTINKAGEAVGLQIINGINREFDRQFNKVFEKNKKKWIPATFKGNAVNVQMKTEIRFTNYSKYPVYQRYAQLGTDAMYQGDFNLALFNFDKALKNYAEGDIYYKMALCQIMLGNIEEACSDMLKSEALDYTAATGLKRKYCH from the coding sequence ATGAAATACGCTTTTACGTTTACTCTCCTATTTACATGTTTAACATCAATTGCGCAGACTAAAAACCTGCTGTATGGCAATTGGATAAAAACCAGGTTAACCTATCAAAACGGTAAAGAGCTAAATGACGATGATACCAGGAAATTCGAATACCTAAAATTCAGCTTTAGCCAGGACGGCAAATTTGCATTGGCATACAATTACGATTATAAGGGCGGTAGTTTTCCCTTTGTTTTAAACGGAGATACTTTACAATATGGGGCTAACCTTGTACATATAGATAAACTAACTAAAGATTCACTGATTTTTACGCAATGGATTAACAACAAATTTGACAATCCAAATTGTTTAAAATATTATTTTGCAGCTGAGGCGGAGTATCAAAAAGCAATTCCATTAACGGCCAATGACGTAGTTTCGGTAAGCCAAACAGATACGCTTTATAGGGCGAGCGAAAAAATTTACGCTGGGTTTAAAGAAGATGACGGGTTTAGGCAATTAGTGTCAGATGCGGTTAAAGGATTACAGCAGCAAACCCCGATAAACGATCACTTTTTGGCAACTTTTACAATTAATAAAGCAGGCGAGGCAGTAGGTTTGCAAATTATAAATGGAATTAACCGTGAATTTGACAGACAGTTTAATAAGGTATTTGAAAAAAATAAAAAGAAATGGATTCCGGCGACTTTTAAAGGCAACGCTGTTAACGTACAAATGAAAACGGAAATTCGTTTTACAAACTATTCAAAATACCCGGTTTATCAACGGTATGCACAATTAGGAACTGATGCAATGTATCAAGGTGATTTTAACCTTGCATTGTTTAATTTTGATAAAGCGTTAAAGAATTATGCCGAAGGCGATATTTATTATAAAATGGCTTTATGCCAGATTATGCTTGGCAATATAGAAGAGGCCTGTAGCGATATGCTAAAATCTGAAGCGTTGGATTATACTGCAGCTACCGGGTTGAAAAGAAAATATTGTCATTAA
- a CDS encoding OsmC family protein: protein MKRTANAHWNGTLQTGSGEITTQSTVLNKTQYSFKTRFADGIGTNPEELIAAAHAGCFTMAVGAALTQVGFTPGDLTTDAILDLDMQALSITGIHLELKATAIDGVDEAKFKAIAEDAKANCIISKALSVPFTLNVTYA from the coding sequence ATGAAACGTACAGCAAATGCCCATTGGAACGGCACCTTACAGACCGGCAGCGGAGAAATTACCACTCAAAGCACCGTGCTTAACAAAACTCAATACTCTTTTAAAACCCGCTTTGCCGATGGTATTGGCACCAACCCCGAAGAGCTGATTGCCGCCGCTCATGCAGGCTGCTTTACTATGGCTGTTGGCGCTGCTTTAACCCAGGTCGGTTTTACCCCGGGCGACCTTACCACTGATGCCATTCTTGACCTTGATATGCAGGCACTAAGCATAACAGGGATTCATTTAGAGTTAAAAGCCACGGCAATTGATGGCGTAGATGAAGCTAAATTTAAAGCCATTGCCGAAGATGCAAAAGCAAATTGCATTATATCAAAAGCATTGAGCGTGCCATTTACTTTAAATGTTACTTACGCGTAA
- the namA gene encoding NADPH dehydrogenase NamA: protein MPHLFSPLKIKNIELKNRIVVSPMCEYSSEDGFANDWHLVHLGGMAVGGAALIITEATAVSPEGRISSADLGLYKDEHITKLKQITDFLHAHGAYAGTQLAHAGRKASHLQPWLGGKQVPSNEPNGWKAYAPSAIAFVDSEEAPLALDKAGIEKIKADFKAAAARAVAAGFDVIELHGAHGYLLHEFLSPASNKRTDEYGGPFENRIRFLLEVIESVQEVWPAENPLFVRISATEWTEGAWTADDSVALAKILKDKGIDLIDCSTGGNIAGVKIPLKPGYQVEFAEKVKKESGILTGAVGLITKPHQADEIIQEGEADVIFIAREMLRDPHFALRAAHELGHEVEWPAQYVRAKW, encoded by the coding sequence ATGCCCCATCTATTCTCACCCCTTAAAATAAAGAACATCGAACTTAAAAACCGCATCGTGGTATCGCCCATGTGCGAATATTCCAGCGAAGACGGTTTCGCTAACGACTGGCACCTGGTACACCTTGGCGGCATGGCTGTTGGTGGTGCAGCTTTAATTATTACCGAAGCCACCGCAGTATCTCCCGAAGGCCGCATTTCTTCTGCCGACCTGGGCCTTTATAAAGATGAACACATCACCAAACTAAAACAGATTACCGATTTTTTACACGCCCATGGCGCTTATGCAGGCACACAACTGGCACATGCAGGCCGTAAAGCCAGTCACCTGCAGCCGTGGCTGGGGGGCAAACAAGTGCCATCAAATGAGCCTAACGGATGGAAGGCATACGCACCAAGCGCCATTGCGTTTGTTGACAGCGAGGAAGCACCTTTAGCATTGGACAAAGCCGGCATCGAAAAAATTAAAGCTGATTTTAAAGCCGCTGCTGCAAGGGCTGTGGCCGCAGGTTTCGACGTAATTGAACTGCATGGCGCACACGGCTATTTACTGCACGAGTTTTTATCGCCGGCAAGTAATAAACGTACGGATGAATACGGAGGCCCGTTTGAGAACCGGATCCGTTTTTTATTGGAAGTTATTGAAAGCGTACAGGAAGTTTGGCCGGCAGAAAACCCGCTGTTTGTGCGCATATCGGCAACTGAATGGACCGAAGGCGCCTGGACAGCCGATGATTCGGTAGCGCTTGCCAAAATATTAAAAGATAAAGGTATCGACCTTATTGACTGCTCGACAGGCGGCAACATCGCCGGTGTTAAAATACCGTTAAAACCAGGTTACCAGGTTGAATTTGCCGAGAAAGTTAAAAAAGAAAGTGGTATACTTACCGGGGCGGTAGGCTTAATAACCAAACCACACCAGGCCGACGAAATTATACAGGAAGGCGAAGCCGACGTGATATTTATAGCCCGCGAAATGCTGCGCGACCCGCATTTTGCTTTACGTGCCGCTCATGAGCTCGGTCACGAAGTAGAGTGGCCAGCCCAATACGTGCGGGCGAAATGGTAG
- a CDS encoding dienelactone hydrolase family protein — translation MNNKNYIELKVADGSIMAAYTAFPEVNTAGSPAIIVLQEAFGVNNHIRHVAGRFAAAGYVAVAPELFHRTAPNGFAGDYADFSTVTPHTSKLTNDGFKADLEAVWEWLNTQTNVDISRVYAIGYCMGGRVAFIANTLLPLKAAVSYYGGGLDKVAYLAADLHGKHLFIWGGKDAHIKDDNINALIGAVEAADKDYINVKISYADHGFNCDERSSYHEAASKEAWALVMAFLGGA, via the coding sequence ATGAATAACAAAAATTATATCGAACTAAAAGTTGCCGACGGAAGTATAATGGCCGCTTACACAGCTTTTCCTGAAGTTAATACGGCTGGGTCGCCCGCTATTATTGTATTGCAGGAAGCTTTCGGCGTTAATAACCATATCCGGCATGTTGCCGGTAGATTTGCGGCCGCGGGCTACGTTGCGGTTGCTCCTGAGCTTTTTCATCGTACGGCGCCAAATGGTTTTGCAGGTGATTATGCGGATTTTAGTACGGTAACACCACACACATCAAAACTAACTAACGATGGTTTTAAAGCCGACCTGGAAGCTGTTTGGGAATGGCTAAATACCCAAACCAATGTTGATATAAGCCGGGTATATGCCATTGGTTATTGCATGGGCGGTAGGGTAGCTTTTATAGCCAATACTTTATTGCCTCTAAAAGCAGCTGTATCCTATTATGGCGGCGGGCTTGACAAAGTTGCGTACCTGGCGGCCGACCTGCATGGCAAACACTTGTTTATTTGGGGTGGGAAGGATGCGCATATCAAGGATGACAATATCAATGCTCTAATAGGTGCAGTTGAAGCTGCCGACAAGGATTACATCAACGTAAAAATATCTTATGCCGACCACGGCTTTAACTGCGACGAGCGGTCAAGTTATCACGAAGCAGCATCCAAAGAGGCCTGGGCCTTAGTTATGGCTTTTTTGGGCGGGGCTTAA
- a CDS encoding cation:proton antiporter domain-containing protein, whose amino-acid sequence MTTYTTLIILSGLVIFSYLFDLIAGKTKIPSVILLLMLGIAIHFAVDYFGVKMINFKVILPTLGTLGLILIVFEGALELRYNNDKNAIIKKAFFSAFTILLVSAFAITFIIRYLTGQSFYLCFVNAIPYCVVSSAVAIPSASNLGKNKKEFIIYESSFSDILTVVLFNFIVRNQQIDVVSFIKLGAELTGIIIAAIISCLLLLYLIGRLTHHIKSFLIIALLILVYSVGQSFHLSALIIVLALGLFLNNANQISFPWFRKLFIYPTFQHDIKQLFQLSAESAFLMRTFFFIVFGYTMDIYELQDVTLLLTGGAILVSIYLVRFLYIKFVSKTDLMPELVIVPRGLISVLLYYNLPDNLKIPQVGTGLLFIVVLGTSLILSLGLFATRRNLNQNLQD is encoded by the coding sequence TTGACTACATATACAACCCTGATTATCTTAAGTGGACTGGTGATTTTCTCGTACCTGTTCGATTTGATAGCCGGCAAAACCAAAATCCCTTCGGTTATCTTATTGCTGATGCTTGGCATCGCTATACATTTTGCCGTTGACTATTTTGGAGTGAAAATGATCAATTTTAAGGTGATCCTGCCTACACTTGGCACGTTGGGGCTTATCCTTATTGTATTTGAGGGAGCGCTGGAACTGCGGTACAACAACGATAAAAATGCCATCATCAAAAAAGCGTTCTTTTCGGCATTTACCATTTTATTGGTTAGCGCATTTGCCATTACATTTATCATCAGGTATTTAACAGGGCAAAGCTTTTACCTGTGCTTTGTAAATGCCATACCTTATTGCGTGGTCAGTTCGGCAGTGGCTATTCCATCGGCATCCAACCTTGGTAAAAACAAAAAGGAGTTTATTATTTACGAGTCTTCTTTCTCGGATATACTTACCGTGGTGCTGTTCAACTTCATAGTACGTAATCAGCAAATTGATGTGGTATCGTTTATAAAACTTGGCGCCGAACTTACAGGCATTATTATAGCAGCCATCATATCCTGCCTGCTGTTGCTTTACCTTATTGGCCGGTTAACGCATCACATCAAATCGTTCCTTATTATTGCCTTGCTCATATTGGTTTATTCGGTAGGGCAATCGTTCCATTTATCGGCATTGATAATTGTACTGGCGCTGGGCCTGTTCCTGAACAATGCCAACCAAATCAGTTTTCCGTGGTTCAGGAAACTGTTTATCTATCCAACCTTTCAGCACGATATCAAACAACTTTTTCAGCTATCTGCCGAGAGTGCTTTTTTGATGCGCACGTTTTTTTTCATAGTGTTTGGCTATACCATGGATATTTATGAATTGCAGGATGTTACCTTGCTGTTAACCGGCGGTGCAATACTGGTATCTATTTACCTGGTCCGCTTTTTATACATCAAATTCGTATCCAAAACCGACCTGATGCCCGAGTTGGTAATAGTACCCCGGGGGCTAATCAGCGTACTGCTGTATTATAACCTGCCGGATAATTTGAAGATACCGCAGGTTGGTACGGGGCTGTTGTTTATTGTAGTATTGGGTACCAGTTTGATACTGAGTTTGGGGTTATTTGCGACGAGGAGAAATCTGAATCAGAATTTACAGGATTAA
- a CDS encoding bifunctional helix-turn-helix domain-containing protein/methylated-DNA--[protein]-cysteine S-methyltransferase, giving the protein MNTQENINYNRIAEAINYIKLNFKTQPNLDEVAEKVNLSPFHFQRLFTDWVGISPKKFLQYLSLEYAKGVLKDKQATLFDTAYETGLSGTGRLHDLFINIEGMTPAEYKNGGKELNINYSFAESPFGNIIVASTPKGICYMAFADDHADALDQLTQHFPNAAYTQVVDMMQQDILHIFKKDWSQLPAIKLHLKGSSFQLKVWDALLKIPMGALCSYGDISQKIQLPNASRAVGSAIGANPVAFLIPCHRVIRSTGESGQYHWGAIRKSAIIGWEAAVVNQQVSI; this is encoded by the coding sequence ATGAACACGCAGGAAAATATCAATTACAATCGTATAGCTGAAGCGATAAACTATATAAAGCTCAACTTTAAAACCCAGCCAAATTTAGATGAAGTTGCCGAAAAGGTTAACCTCAGCCCGTTCCACTTTCAGCGTTTGTTTACAGATTGGGTGGGCATCAGCCCTAAAAAGTTTTTGCAGTACTTAAGCCTGGAATATGCCAAAGGTGTTTTAAAAGATAAGCAGGCAACTTTGTTTGATACAGCATATGAAACAGGCCTGTCGGGTACGGGGCGTTTGCATGATCTGTTTATCAACATTGAAGGTATGACCCCTGCCGAGTACAAAAATGGCGGCAAGGAATTAAACATTAACTACAGTTTTGCCGAGAGTCCGTTTGGTAATATCATTGTGGCATCAACCCCTAAAGGCATTTGCTACATGGCTTTTGCCGACGATCATGCCGACGCTTTGGATCAGCTAACACAGCACTTTCCGAACGCGGCCTATACACAAGTGGTTGATATGATGCAGCAGGATATTTTGCATATCTTTAAAAAAGACTGGTCGCAATTGCCGGCAATAAAATTGCACTTAAAGGGCAGCAGTTTTCAATTAAAGGTGTGGGATGCCTTGCTCAAAATACCAATGGGTGCGCTATGCAGCTATGGCGATATTTCGCAAAAAATACAATTGCCAAATGCCAGCCGGGCAGTGGGCAGCGCTATAGGGGCCAACCCGGTTGCGTTTTTAATCCCTTGCCACAGGGTCATCCGGTCAACGGGCGAATCTGGTCAATATCATTGGGGAGCAATCCGTAAATCGGCAATTATAGGCTGGGAGGCAGCAGTTGTTAATCAACAGGTATCAATATAA
- a CDS encoding 2OG-Fe(II) oxygenase, producing MEIKERIARLNWDDIKTDMDARGYAVAKNVLTADECAGLVSQYTDDELYRKTVVMERHHYGRGEYKYFKYPLPLIIQQLRESVYPQLAPIANKWMELLNKPTRFADTLDELLQHCHQHEQLRPTPLILQYAKGGYNAMHQDLYGEVFFPIQSVFILDEPGVDYEGGEFILLEQKPREQSRAMVLKPGKGDMVLFTTSYRPAKGSKGYHRVNMKHGIAEITNGRRHSMGIIFHDAK from the coding sequence ATGGAAATTAAAGAACGAATTGCCCGTTTAAACTGGGATGATATCAAGACAGATATGGATGCCCGTGGGTATGCAGTAGCGAAAAATGTATTAACTGCCGATGAATGCGCCGGCTTGGTTAGTCAATATACTGATGACGAACTTTACCGTAAAACGGTTGTGATGGAGCGCCACCATTATGGCAGGGGCGAGTATAAATATTTCAAATACCCATTGCCGTTAATTATTCAGCAATTGCGGGAAAGTGTTTACCCTCAATTGGCGCCCATAGCCAATAAATGGATGGAACTACTAAACAAGCCCACTCGTTTTGCCGATACTTTAGATGAATTGCTGCAGCATTGCCATCAGCATGAACAATTGCGCCCAACTCCGTTGATTTTACAATACGCCAAAGGCGGTTATAACGCCATGCACCAGGATTTGTATGGCGAAGTATTCTTCCCTATACAATCCGTTTTTATTTTAGATGAGCCCGGGGTAGACTATGAGGGCGGTGAATTTATTTTGCTGGAGCAAAAACCGCGCGAACAATCAAGGGCTATGGTGTTAAAGCCCGGCAAGGGCGATATGGTATTATTTACCACCAGTTACCGCCCCGCCAAAGGCAGCAAAGGCTACCACCGGGTAAATATGAAACACGGCATAGCCGAGATTACCAATGGCCGGCGACACAGCATGGGTATTATTTTTCATGATGCAAAATAA
- a CDS encoding RNA polymerase sigma factor codes for MAEKVAISDVQLIDRLKSGDESALTAIYKKYWQQLFLSAYNVLKDKQACEDVIQELFIKLWNSRNSIQIAVSLKAYLYASIRYEVYRQIRAGVVTSDVFDVLTNSLQSPATHENLEYKELVSQVNSVVETLPEKCREVYKLSREEYLTHKQIASRLNISTKTVENHLTKALKQLRTSLGTLFLL; via the coding sequence ATGGCAGAAAAGGTAGCTATAAGCGATGTGCAATTGATCGACCGGTTAAAATCGGGCGATGAAAGTGCGTTGACCGCTATCTACAAAAAATACTGGCAGCAATTGTTCCTATCGGCCTACAATGTTTTAAAAGATAAGCAGGCCTGTGAAGATGTTATACAGGAACTGTTCATCAAGCTTTGGAATAGCAGGAATAGTATCCAAATAGCCGTATCATTAAAAGCATACCTGTATGCATCCATCCGGTATGAAGTTTATAGGCAAATTCGTGCCGGGGTTGTAACAAGCGATGTGTTTGATGTGCTCACCAACAGTTTGCAAAGCCCTGCCACTCATGAAAATTTAGAATACAAAGAGCTGGTTTCACAGGTAAATTCGGTAGTTGAAACGTTACCCGAAAAATGCCGCGAAGTTTACAAACTTAGCCGCGAAGAGTACCTAACCCATAAGCAAATTGCATCAAGGCTCAATATATCTACCAAAACAGTCGAAAATCATTTAACCAAAGCGCTTAAGCAATTACGTACTTCGCTGGGGACTTTGTTTTTGTTGTAG